A window of the Streptomyces sp. NBC_00454 genome harbors these coding sequences:
- a CDS encoding response regulator — MTIRVVVAEDQSAVRAGLVLILRSAGDIEVAGEAADGEEAVRLARELRPDLVLMDVQMPRLDGVSATRQVVEEGLADVLVLTTFDLDEYVFGALRAGASGFLLKNAEAAELIGAVRTVARGEGLIAPAVTRRLIAEFAAPKPVRASVPAAVDSLTPREREVLGALGAGLSNAEIAVRLEMAEATVKSHVSRLLGKLGLRSRLQAAVLAQELGIQ, encoded by the coding sequence ATGACGATCAGGGTCGTGGTGGCGGAGGACCAGAGCGCGGTACGGGCGGGGCTGGTGCTGATCCTGCGCAGCGCGGGCGACATCGAGGTGGCGGGCGAGGCCGCGGACGGGGAGGAGGCGGTGCGCCTGGCCCGGGAGCTGCGGCCGGACCTGGTGCTGATGGACGTGCAGATGCCGCGCCTGGACGGGGTCTCGGCCACCCGGCAGGTGGTCGAGGAGGGGCTGGCGGACGTGCTGGTGCTGACCACCTTCGACCTGGACGAGTACGTCTTCGGGGCACTGCGCGCGGGGGCTTCGGGCTTCCTGCTGAAGAACGCGGAGGCGGCGGAGCTGATCGGGGCGGTACGGACCGTCGCGCGCGGGGAGGGCCTGATCGCCCCGGCGGTGACCCGGCGGCTGATCGCGGAGTTCGCGGCTCCGAAGCCCGTACGGGCCTCCGTGCCGGCGGCGGTGGATTCGCTGACCCCGCGGGAGCGGGAGGTGCTGGGCGCGCTGGGCGCGGGCCTGTCGAACGCGGAGATCGCGGTGCGCCTGGAGATGGCGGAGGCCACGGTGAAATCGCACGTCAGCAGGTTGCTGGGGAAGCTGGGGCTGCGCAGTCGACTCCAAGCGGCGGTGCTGGCGCAGGAGTTGGGGATCCAGTAG
- a CDS encoding sensor histidine kinase, whose product MGPMPRKIAPPHRDDILLAVISVAAGLLLWALGVYSSPSRNLLPDWAALVPLVALGAMEPLRRSAPNLTLAVGTAGVIADQFTVGNLGTVLIFTDLMYAAVVYGKPAMARRLPVTTGLITVAVSIAAVAWLRTPQALMIGVITGIVSFGPALTGATLRNHREAAVAARLRAEQTTLLAEMDRTQAVVAERARMARELHDMVANHLSAIAIHSTAALSIDSPATSREALGVIRENSVQGLAEMRRLIGLLRDSGAGAGEEAVAMPSLGALDALLEQARTNGAASGLGFVLLDGLDRREGREGGGGSEPLPAPVELAAYRIVQESLTNALKHAVPGTVTVRLALAGGLLSVTVDSPYGDRPGPRAPGSGAGLIGMRERAELLGGRFGSGREGAVWRVWAQLPAEEKAVRA is encoded by the coding sequence ATGGGACCCATGCCCCGGAAGATCGCTCCCCCGCACCGCGACGACATCCTCCTCGCCGTGATCAGCGTGGCCGCCGGCCTGCTCCTGTGGGCGCTCGGGGTCTACAGCTCCCCCTCGCGGAACCTGCTCCCCGACTGGGCGGCGCTGGTCCCCCTCGTGGCCCTCGGGGCGATGGAGCCGCTGCGGCGCAGCGCCCCGAACCTGACCCTGGCCGTCGGCACCGCCGGGGTGATCGCCGACCAGTTCACGGTGGGGAACCTGGGCACCGTGCTGATCTTCACGGACCTGATGTACGCGGCCGTCGTCTACGGCAAACCCGCCATGGCCCGCCGGCTCCCGGTCACCACCGGCCTGATCACCGTGGCCGTCAGCATCGCCGCCGTGGCCTGGCTGCGCACCCCGCAGGCCCTGATGATCGGCGTGATCACCGGCATCGTGAGCTTCGGCCCGGCCCTGACCGGCGCCACCCTGCGCAACCACCGCGAGGCCGCGGTGGCCGCCCGGCTGCGCGCCGAGCAGACCACCCTGCTGGCCGAGATGGACCGGACGCAGGCGGTGGTCGCCGAGCGGGCCCGGATGGCCCGCGAGCTCCACGACATGGTGGCCAACCACCTCTCCGCGATCGCCATCCATTCCACCGCCGCGCTCTCCATCGACTCCCCCGCCACCAGCCGCGAGGCGCTCGGGGTGATCCGGGAGAACAGCGTGCAGGGACTGGCCGAGATGCGCCGGCTGATCGGGCTGCTGCGGGACTCGGGCGCGGGCGCCGGGGAAGAGGCGGTCGCCATGCCCTCGCTCGGCGCGCTGGACGCGCTGCTGGAACAGGCCCGGACGAACGGAGCCGCGAGCGGGCTGGGCTTCGTACTCCTCGACGGCCTCGACCGCCGGGAGGGCCGGGAGGGCGGCGGGGGCTCGGAGCCGCTGCCGGCCCCCGTGGAGCTGGCGGCGTACCGGATCGTCCAGGAGTCGTTGACCAATGCCCTCAAGCACGCCGTCCCCGGCACGGTCACCGTCCGCCTCGCCCTCGCCGGCGGGCTGCTGAGCGTCACGGTCGACTCGCCCTACGGGGACCGGCCCGGCCCGCGCGCCCCCGGCTCCGGGGCCGGGCTGATCGGCATGCGGGAGCGGGCGGAACTGCTCGGCGGCCGGTTCGGGTCGGGGCGCGAGGGAGCGGTGTGGCGGGTGTGGGCTCAGCTGCCCGCGGAGGAGAAGGCGGTACGGGCATGA